A stretch of Chaetodon auriga isolate fChaAug3 chromosome 21, fChaAug3.hap1, whole genome shotgun sequence DNA encodes these proteins:
- the cidea gene encoding lipid transferase CIDEA, with the protein MKNLNLHWLQLSVSAVQSSISEQIVASARPRSFKVCTSSRRRRRGLEASSLDELLEQAARVFVLSCHFLILVLEEDGTVVDSEEFFQSLPSNAALMVLEKGEMWTQNRVLPGSRQSKRNGIAKLTFDLYKLHPQDFLCCFAVKATLHEVYVLSYDFRWSRMKHVLNWLLCCLTCLIRLTGQMLLQTSSSLLQLCGDDDC; encoded by the exons ATGAAGAACCTGAACCTGCACTGGCTCCAGCT GTCGGTATCAGCGGTCCAGTCCAGCATCTCTGAGCAGATCGTGGCCTCGGCTCGGCCTCGCAGTTTTAAGGTGTGCACCAGCAGCCGGAGGCGGCGGCGGGGTCTGGAGGCGTCGTCTCTGGACGAGCTGCTggagcag GCAGCGAGGGTGTTCGTGCTGTCCTGTCACTTCCTGATCCTGGTCCTGGAGGAGGACGGGACTGTGGTGGACTCAGAGGAGTTCTTCCAGTCTCTGCCCAGCAACGCAGCTCTGATGGTGCTGGAGAAGGGAGAGATGTGGACGCAGAACAGG GTCCTCCCGGGCTCCCGTCAGTCAAAGAGGAACGGGATTGCTaaactgacctttgacctctacAAGCTGCACCCTCAGGACTTCCTGTGCTGCTTTGCCGTCAAGGCCACCCTGCACGAGGTGTACGTGCTGTCCTACGACTTCAGATGGTCCAGGATGAAACACGTCCTCAA ctggctgctgtgctgcctcACTTGTCTGATCAGACTGACGGGTCAGATGCTGCTCCAAACGTCTTCATCATTACTGCAGCTCTGCGGAGATGACGACTGCtag
- the hus1 gene encoding checkpoint protein HUS1, with translation MKFRGKIIDVACLNHFTRVVTTISKLTKMCVLRLTPDNLFFVLSGKVANGGVSMWCELSQANFFDEYQMEGVSSEDNEICLEVTPENLSRALKTVQNAKTVKVKLTKKHCPCLTVAAELPTLSSTGRVVTHDVPVDVIPRRLWHEFKEPNMPDFDVSVYLPPLKTMKSIVDRMKNLSNFLVMEANLNGEMNLKIETDLVSVTTHFRDLGNPPWGDDSSQDGGLSQGRDPEAMVQARVDIRKLQQFLMGQQVNPSKAMCNIVHERVVHLILLHEDVSLQYFIPAVA, from the exons ATGAAGTTTCGGGGGAAAATCATCGACGTCGCTTGTCTCAATCATTTCACTC GAGTCGTCACCACCATCTCAAAGCTGACGAAGATGTGCGTCCTGCGATTGACTCCAGACAACCTGTTCTTCGTCCTGTCCGGGAAAGTGGCCAACGGAGGGGTCAGCATGTGGTGTGAACTGTCACAG GCTAACTTCTTCGATGAGTATCAGATGGAGGGTGTGTCCTCTGAGGACAATGAGATTTGTCTAGAGGTGACTCCGGAGAACCTGTCCAGAGCCCTGAAGACGGTCCAGAACGCCAAGACCGTCAAAGTCAAACTGACCAAGAAGCACTGCCCCTGCCTCACCGTCGCCGCCGAGCTG CCCACCCTGTCCAGCACCGGTCGAGTCGTCACCCACGACGTCCCAGTTGACGTCATCCCCCGCCGACTGTGGCACGAGTTCAAAGAGCCGAACATGCCAGACTTCGAC GTCAGCGTCTACCTGCCTCCTCTGAAGACGATGAAGAGCATCGTGGACAGAATGAAGAACCTCTCCAACTTCCTG gtgatgGAGGCCAACCTGAATGGAGAGATGAACCTGAAGATTGAGACAGACCTGGTTTCGGTCACCACTCACTTCAGAGACCTGGGAAACCCTCCGTGGG GTGATGACTCCTCCCAGGATGGTGGTCTGTCTCAGGGCAGGGACCCAGAGGCCATGGTCCAGGCCAGGGTGGACatcaggaagctgcagcagttcCTCATGGGACAGCAGGTCAACCCCAGCAAGGCCATGTGCA ATATCGTCCATGAGAGGGTCGTCCACCTGATCCTGTTGCACGAGGACGTGTCGCTGCAGTACTTCATCCCCGCTGTGGCGTAG